Proteins from a single region of Streptococcus mitis:
- a CDS encoding M1 family metallopeptidase → MQAVEHFIKQFVPEHYDLFLDLSRETKTFSGKVTISGKAQSDRISLHQKDLEIVSVEVAGEARPFTVDHENEALHIELAEAGQVDLVIAFSGKITDNMTGIYPSYYTVDGVKKEVLSTQFESHFAREAFPCVDEPEAKATFDLSLRFDQAEDELALSNMPEINVENRKETGIWKFETTPRMSSYLLAFVAGDLQGVTAKTKNGTLVGVYSTKAHPLSNLDFSLDIAVRSIEFYEDYYGVKYPIPQSLHIALPDFSAGAMENWGLVTYREVYLVVDENSTFASRQQVALVVAHELAHQWFGNLVTMKWWDDLWLNESFANMMEYVCVDAIEPSWNIFEDFQTGGVPSALKRDATDGVQSVHVEVKHPDEINTLFDGAIVYAKGSRLMHMLRRWLGDADFAKGLHAYFEKHQYSNTIGRDLWDALGQASGRDVAAFMDSWLEQPGYPVLTVKVENDVLKISQKQFFIGEHEDKNRLWVVPLNSNWKGLPDTLETESIEIPGYAALLAENKTALRLNTENTAHYITDYQGDLLEAVLADLVELDNTSKLQIVQERRLLAEAGHISYADLLPVLDKLAKEESYLVVSAVSQVISALERFIDEGTEAERAFKALVAKLARHNYDRLGFEAKDGESDEDELVRQLAVSMMIRSNDAEASQVASQIFAAHKENLAGLPAAIRSQVLINEMKHHETKDLLALYLDTYTHATDAVFKRQLAAALAYSTDADNIQKLIASWKNKFVVKPQDLSAWYFQFLSHQATQETAWSWARENWAWIKAALGGDMSFDSFVILPAHVFKTQQRLVEYKEFFEPQLSDLALSRNIGMGIKEIAARVDLINREKAAVEAVVLQYGKA, encoded by the coding sequence ATGCAAGCAGTTGAACATTTTATTAAGCAATTTGTTCCTGAACATTATGATTTATTTTTAGACTTGAGTCGTGAGACCAAGACTTTTTCAGGAAAGGTGACTATTAGTGGTAAAGCACAGAGTGACCGCATTTCCCTTCATCAAAAAGACTTGGAAATCGTTTCTGTAGAAGTTGCAGGGGAAGCTCGCCCATTTACAGTTGACCATGAAAATGAAGCCCTTCATATCGAATTGGCTGAGGCTGGTCAAGTTGACTTGGTTATCGCTTTCTCAGGAAAAATTACAGACAACATGACAGGGATTTACCCATCTTACTACACAGTTGATGGAGTCAAGAAGGAGGTCTTGTCTACTCAGTTCGAGAGCCATTTTGCGCGCGAAGCATTCCCATGTGTGGATGAGCCAGAAGCCAAAGCAACTTTTGACCTCTCTCTACGTTTTGACCAAGCAGAAGATGAATTGGCCTTGTCTAACATGCCAGAAATCAATGTTGAAAACCGTAAGGAAACAGGTATCTGGAAGTTTGAGACAACACCTCGCATGTCTTCTTACTTGTTAGCCTTTGTAGCAGGTGATTTGCAAGGTGTAACGGCTAAAACTAAAAACGGTACCCTCGTAGGTGTTTATTCAACCAAAGCCCACCCACTATCTAACCTTGATTTTTCACTGGACATCGCTGTTCGCTCTATCGAGTTTTACGAAGATTACTATGGAGTTAAGTACCCAATCCCTCAATCTCTCCACATCGCCCTTCCTGACTTCTCAGCTGGAGCTATGGAAAACTGGGGTCTTGTGACTTACCGTGAAGTTTACTTGGTTGTAGATGAGAACTCTACCTTTGCCAGCCGTCAACAAGTTGCCCTTGTTGTGGCCCATGAATTGGCTCACCAATGGTTTGGTAACCTGGTAACTATGAAATGGTGGGATGACCTTTGGCTCAATGAAAGCTTTGCTAACATGATGGAGTACGTCTGTGTGGATGCCATCGAGCCAAGCTGGAATATCTTTGAAGATTTCCAAACAGGTGGTGTTCCGTCTGCCTTGAAACGTGATGCGACTGATGGTGTTCAATCTGTTCACGTCGAAGTTAAACATCCAGATGAAATCAATACGCTCTTTGACGGAGCTATCGTCTATGCCAAAGGAAGTCGCCTCATGCACATGCTTCGCCGTTGGCTAGGTGATGCCGATTTTGCCAAAGGTTTGCATGCCTACTTTGAAAAACATCAATACAGCAATACAATTGGTCGTGACCTTTGGGATGCTCTTGGTCAAGCATCAGGACGTGATGTCGCAGCCTTTATGGATTCTTGGTTGGAACAACCTGGTTATCCAGTTCTCACTGTCAAAGTTGAAAATGATGTCTTGAAGATTTCACAAAAACAATTCTTCATCGGTGAGCACGAAGACAAGAACCGTCTCTGGGTTGTGCCACTAAACAGCAACTGGAAAGGCTTGCCTGATACACTCGAAACTGAAAGCATCGAAATCCCTGGCTATGCAGCCCTTCTTGCTGAAAACAAAACAGCACTTCGTCTCAACACTGAAAATACAGCCCACTACATTACCGACTATCAAGGAGATTTGTTGGAAGCAGTTCTTGCTGACCTAGTTGAGCTTGATAACACAAGTAAACTGCAAATCGTCCAAGAACGTCGCTTGCTTGCTGAAGCAGGGCACATTTCTTATGCTGACTTGCTCCCAGTTCTTGATAAACTAGCTAAGGAAGAATCTTACCTTGTCGTTTCAGCTGTTTCTCAAGTAATTTCAGCTCTTGAGCGCTTTATCGATGAAGGAACAGAAGCTGAAAGAGCCTTCAAAGCACTGGTTGCTAAATTGGCTCGTCACAACTATGACCGTCTTGGTTTTGAAGCTAAAGATGGCGAATCAGATGAGGATGAATTGGTTCGTCAGTTGGCTGTTTCTATGATGATTCGCTCAAATGATGCAGAAGCTAGCCAAGTCGCTAGCCAAATCTTCGCGGCTCACAAGGAGAATCTTGCAGGACTCCCAGCAGCAATTCGCTCACAAGTTCTGATCAATGAGATGAAACATCATGAGACCAAAGACTTGTTAGCACTTTATCTTGATACTTATACTCACGCAACAGATGCTGTCTTTAAACGTCAGTTGGCAGCTGCTCTTGCTTACAGTACAGATGCGGATAATATCCAAAAATTGATTGCTTCTTGGAAGAACAAATTTGTGGTCAAACCACAAGACTTGTCTGCTTGGTACTTCCAGTTCTTAAGCCATCAGGCAACTCAAGAAACAGCATGGTCTTGGGCTCGTGAAAACTGGGCTTGGATTAAGGCAGCCCTTGGAGGAGATATGAGCTTTGATAGTTTTGTTATCCTTCCTGCTCACGTATTTAAGACTCAGCAACGCTTGGTAGAATACAAGGAATTCTTTGAGCCACAACTTTCTGACCTTGCTCTCAGCCGTAACATCGGTATGGGAATCAAGGAGATTGCAGCGCGTGTTGACTTGATTAACCGTGAAAAAGCTGCAGTGGAAGCAGTCGTTCTTCAATATGGGAAAGCTTAA
- a CDS encoding glucosaminidase domain-containing protein gives MKRTLLVSTAVLALAIVPTTSVFAEDSKTTDQSQTTNKSQSVEENQPKDKNQTPASEEKKVVENTKNEAEKTEKKKEPVVVKENNSKKEAISNKEKVEEAHKNGWQKEHGKWLFYENNQPIKNWKKIAGVWYFFDQHGIMVSNRIVNDYAFHTSGAMVENSWVKIADKWYYATDSGKIVRNRWEKIGNVWYYFKQDGVMASNVLVNDYLLNSSGAMAQDAWVKITDKWYYATDSGKILRNKWEKIKGTWYYFNSDGLMASNQWKDAYYLKNSGAMAEKEWIFDKSYNSWFYLKSGGAYASREWIGAYYLKSGGYMAKNEWIFDPNYNAWYYLKEDGSYVTGGFNIKNKEYFFQSDGKWIQSPKYFKVKPITAYIYSESGDILSYVNQGSIVTHDGSKSKGSRLAVSISGLSGYMNQSDLTLVEEGSEFIPHYTTDGRFLYHELSPYTSIRVAPHTSAMKIGKKYYSKDGEHFDGFTIKNRFLFKNLTEPTNYSADELNRVYSMMNIRNSRLAGKGAIFKEAEKRYGVNALYLMAHSALESAWGRSQIANDKNNFFGIAAYDTSPYDSAKKFDDVDKGILGAAKWIRENYIDRGRDHLGNKATGMNVRYASDPYWGEKIASIMMNINSRLGGKD, from the coding sequence ATGAAGAGAACACTACTTGTAAGCACGGCAGTGCTTGCATTGGCAATTGTGCCCACAACATCAGTCTTTGCTGAAGATAGTAAAACAACGGACCAAAGTCAAACGACGAATAAGAGTCAATCAGTGGAAGAAAATCAGCCCAAAGATAAAAATCAGACTCCAGCATCAGAAGAGAAAAAAGTTGTTGAAAATACAAAGAATGAAGCTGAAAAGACGGAAAAAAAGAAAGAACCAGTTGTTGTAAAAGAAAATAATTCTAAAAAAGAGGCTATTTCAAATAAAGAAAAAGTTGAAGAAGCTCATAAGAATGGTTGGCAGAAAGAGCATGGGAAATGGCTTTTTTATGAGAATAATCAACCAATCAAAAACTGGAAAAAAATTGCGGGTGTCTGGTATTTCTTTGATCAACATGGAATCATGGTCAGCAATAGAATTGTTAATGACTATGCTTTTCATACTAGTGGAGCAATGGTAGAAAATTCCTGGGTGAAAATTGCGGATAAATGGTACTATGCTACAGATTCAGGAAAGATTGTTCGTAATAGATGGGAAAAAATTGGCAATGTTTGGTATTACTTCAAGCAAGATGGAGTTATGGCTAGCAATGTTCTAGTGAACGATTATCTTCTTAATAGTAGTGGAGCAATGGCTCAAGATGCTTGGGTGAAGATTACTGATAAATGGTATTATGCTACAGATTCAGGAAAGATCCTTCGTAATAAATGGGAAAAGATTAAGGGCACATGGTACTATTTTAACAGTGATGGTTTGATGGCTAGTAATCAGTGGAAAGATGCTTACTATCTAAAAAATAGTGGAGCAATGGCTGAAAAAGAATGGATTTTTGATAAATCTTATAATAGCTGGTTTTACCTAAAATCAGGTGGTGCTTATGCTTCACGTGAATGGATTGGTGCTTATTACCTAAAATCTGGTGGTTATATGGCCAAGAATGAATGGATTTTTGATCCTAACTACAATGCATGGTACTACCTGAAAGAAGATGGAAGTTATGTTACTGGTGGTTTTAATATTAAAAATAAAGAGTATTTCTTCCAGAGTGATGGAAAGTGGATTCAAAGCCCCAAATATTTTAAGGTTAAACCAATCACAGCCTATATTTATAGCGAATCAGGAGATATTTTGAGCTATGTCAATCAGGGAAGTATTGTGACCCATGATGGCTCTAAAAGCAAGGGTAGTCGTCTAGCTGTTTCAATATCAGGCTTGTCTGGTTATATGAATCAAAGCGATTTGACTTTAGTTGAGGAAGGAAGTGAGTTTATTCCTCACTATACTACTGACGGAAGATTCCTATATCATGAGCTTTCTCCATACACTAGTATTCGGGTAGCTCCACATACTTCAGCTATGAAAATTGGTAAGAAGTATTATTCAAAGGATGGAGAACATTTCGATGGGTTTACTATCAAAAATCGTTTCCTTTTCAAGAATTTAACTGAACCAACCAACTATAGTGCGGATGAATTAAATAGAGTTTATTCGATGATGAATATCCGAAACAGTCGTCTTGCCGGTAAAGGAGCAATTTTTAAGGAAGCTGAAAAACGTTACGGTGTCAATGCTCTCTATTTAATGGCTCACAGTGCGCTAGAAAGTGCTTGGGGACGTAGCCAAATTGCTAATGATAAAAATAACTTCTTCGGTATAGCTGCTTACGATACCAGTCCCTATGATTCCGCTAAGAAATTTGATGATGTAGACAAAGGAATTCTTGGTGCGGCCAAGTGGATTCGTGAGAACTATATTGACCGTGGAAGAGATCACCTTGGAAATAAAGCGACGGGAATGAATGTACGCTATGCATCAGATCCGTACTGGGGTGAAAAAATAGCTAGTATCATGATGAATATCAATAGTCGACTTGGTGGAAAAGATTAA
- a CDS encoding 3-oxoacyl-ACP reductase, producing MTRRVLITGVSSGIGLAQARLFLEKDYQVYGVDQGENPLLEGDFHFLQRDLTLDLESIFDWCPQVDILCNTAGVLDAYKPLLEQTAQEIQEIFEINYVTPVELTRYYLTQMLENKKGIIINMCSIASSLAGGGGHAYTSSKHALAGFTKQLALDYAETGIQVFGIAPGAVKTAMTAADFEPGGLADWVASETPIKRWIEPEEVAEVSLFLASGKAPAMQGQILTIDGGWSLK from the coding sequence ATGACTAGACGTGTATTGATTACGGGAGTGAGTTCAGGGATCGGCCTAGCTCAAGCTCGCCTCTTTTTAGAGAAGGACTATCAAGTTTATGGAGTGGACCAAGGTGAAAATCCACTCTTAGAGGGTGACTTTCACTTTTTACAGAGAGATTTGACCTTGGACTTGGAGTCAATTTTTGACTGGTGTCCTCAGGTAGATATTTTGTGCAATACTGCTGGAGTGTTGGATGCTTATAAACCCCTATTGGAACAGACAGCGCAGGAAATTCAAGAAATTTTTGAAATTAACTACGTGACTCCTGTTGAGTTGACTCGGTATTATTTGACACAAATGTTGGAGAATAAAAAAGGAATTATTATCAACATGTGCTCTATTGCTTCGAGCCTGGCAGGTGGTGGTGGACACGCTTATACTTCTTCGAAGCACGCCTTGGCTGGATTTACCAAGCAGTTGGCTCTAGACTATGCTGAAACTGGGATTCAGGTCTTTGGTATCGCTCCAGGAGCAGTCAAGACAGCTATGACCGCTGCGGACTTTGAACCAGGTGGTTTAGCGGACTGGGTGGCTAGTGAAACCCCAATCAAACGCTGGATTGAACCGGAGGAAGTGGCAGAAGTCAGTCTCTTTTTGGCCAGTGGAAAGGCACCTGCCATGCAGGGACAAATATTGACAATAGATGGAGGCTGGTCTTTGAAATAG
- a CDS encoding VOC family protein, whose translation MASKMLHTCLRVENLEKSIAFYQDAFGFKELRRRDFPDHAFTIVYLGLEGDDYELELTYNYDHGPYVVGDGFAHIALSTPDLEALHQEHSAKGYEVTEPNGLPGTAPNYYFVKDPDGYKVEVIREK comes from the coding sequence ATGGCTTCAAAAATGCTACACACTTGCTTGCGAGTAGAAAATCTTGAAAAATCAATCGCATTTTATCAAGACGCTTTTGGTTTTAAAGAATTGCGTCGTAGAGATTTTCCAGACCATGCCTTCACGATTGTCTATCTAGGACTTGAGGGTGACGACTATGAGTTGGAGTTGACTTATAACTACGATCACGGTCCTTATGTGGTTGGAGATGGGTTTGCCCATATCGCTCTCAGTACACCTGATCTTGAAGCGCTTCATCAAGAGCACAGTGCCAAAGGCTATGAAGTTACTGAACCAAATGGTCTACCAGGAACTGCACCTAACTATTACTTTGTCAAAGACCCTGATGGCTACAAGGTTGAAGTCATTCGTGAAAAATAA
- a CDS encoding DNA/RNA non-specific endonuclease, which yields MKKFVYVSLSILSVFTLAACSGHKEEAKIPEVKVEQKQAKFDEKLFKEADLLPFKSEKQLELGELDSKNRATGAHIQLKDSDEPTEKRDSKLTYDPVGWHNYKFFYGDGREEAWLMSRGHLIGYQFSGLNDEKRNLVPMTNWLNAGNYSGTDEHNQSSMLYYENRLDSWLANHPNYYLDYKVTPIYQKDELIPRQIELQYVGIDENGKLLEIKLESSKEKVDKYSVTHVVLDNVSANAEINYLDGTAKNLVEDAKVKEEKEKAKKEAEEKAKKEAEEKAEAEKKAKEEEEKARQAKQEKEESQESNTQSANSGGYFKDSRGRWHKPNGKYASKKEIKAAGLTW from the coding sequence ATGAAGAAGTTTGTTTATGTTAGTCTATCCATTTTGTCAGTCTTTACCTTGGCGGCTTGTTCTGGTCATAAGGAAGAAGCAAAAATTCCAGAAGTAAAAGTGGAACAAAAACAAGCCAAGTTTGATGAAAAGTTGTTCAAAGAAGCGGATCTACTGCCTTTTAAAAGTGAAAAACAGCTTGAACTTGGCGAACTAGATTCTAAAAATCGCGCGACGGGTGCTCATATTCAGCTAAAAGATAGCGATGAGCCAACTGAGAAAAGAGATTCAAAATTGACCTATGATCCAGTAGGGTGGCACAACTATAAATTCTTTTACGGAGATGGCCGGGAAGAAGCTTGGTTGATGAGTAGAGGTCATTTGATTGGCTACCAATTTAGTGGTTTGAATGATGAAAAGAGAAATTTAGTTCCTATGACTAACTGGCTTAATGCTGGAAATTATTCTGGGACTGATGAACACAACCAGAGTAGTATGCTTTATTATGAAAATCGATTAGATTCATGGCTCGCTAATCATCCTAACTACTATCTTGATTATAAGGTGACGCCAATTTATCAGAAAGATGAGCTGATTCCAAGACAAATTGAGTTGCAATATGTAGGCATTGATGAAAATGGTAAACTCTTGGAAATTAAATTGGAAAGTAGTAAAGAAAAGGTTGATAAGTACTCTGTGACGCATGTCGTTTTAGACAATGTTTCGGCTAATGCAGAAATTAACTATTTGGATGGTACTGCTAAAAACCTGGTTGAAGACGCAAAGGTAAAAGAAGAAAAAGAAAAAGCCAAGAAGGAAGCTGAGGAAAAGGCTAAGAAAGAGGCGGAGGAAAAAGCAGAAGCCGAGAAGAAGGCGAAAGAAGAGGAAGAAAAGGCTCGTCAAGCAAAACAAGAAAAGGAAGAGAGTCAGGAATCAAACACGCAATCAGCAAATTCAGGTGGTTATTTCAAAGATTCCAGAGGAAGATGGCATAAACCAAATGGCAAGTATGCCTCTAAGAAAGAAATTAAAGCAGCTGGATTAACTTGGTAA
- a CDS encoding ASCH domain-containing protein, with translation MTPQEMWNAYKKITPSLGDEIDAWAFGVEPDLLADLVLRGEKTATASAYDLYALEAESLPQEGTFDVILDCQNQAVCIVEITKVSVQPFNQVSAQHAYKEGEGDKSLAYWRQVHEDCFAEWLKEAGLTFTPESKVVLEEFSKVYPL, from the coding sequence ATGACACCGCAAGAAATGTGGAATGCCTACAAGAAAATTACCCCCTCTTTAGGAGATGAAATCGATGCTTGGGCTTTTGGAGTGGAACCAGACCTTTTAGCAGATTTGGTTTTAAGAGGCGAAAAGACTGCAACAGCATCAGCCTACGATCTCTATGCACTAGAAGCCGAGTCTCTTCCTCAAGAAGGAACTTTTGATGTCATTTTAGATTGTCAAAATCAGGCTGTCTGTATTGTCGAAATTACAAAGGTTTCTGTCCAGCCCTTCAATCAAGTTTCTGCTCAACATGCCTACAAGGAAGGGGAAGGTGACAAATCCCTAGCCTATTGGCGTCAGGTTCATGAGGATTGTTTCGCCGAGTGGCTGAAAGAAGCAGGACTGACTTTTACACCTGAAAGCAAGGTTGTTTTAGAAGAATTTAGCAAGGTCTACCCACTGTAG
- a CDS encoding DUF2829 domain-containing protein, producing the protein MTFEEILPGLKDKKKYVRTGWGGAENYVQLFDTIEQNGVALEVTPYFLINVSGEGEGFSMWSPTPCDVLATDWVEVHD; encoded by the coding sequence ATGACATTTGAAGAGATCCTGCCTGGGTTAAAGGATAAGAAAAAATATGTACGAACTGGTTGGGGAGGTGCTGAAAACTATGTCCAACTTTTTGACACTATCGAGCAAAATGGGGTTGCACTTGAAGTGACACCTTATTTCCTAATCAACGTGTCTGGAGAGGGAGAAGGTTTTTCCATGTGGAGTCCGACACCTTGTGATGTTTTGGCGACGGATTGGGTAGAAGTGCATGACTAG
- a CDS encoding dihydroorotate dehydrogenase — MVLFSAQEQLYYKEKIMTTNRLQVSLPGLDLKNPIIPASGCFGFGQEYAKYYDLDLLGSIMIKATTLEARFGNPTPRVAETPAGMLNAIGLQNPGLEVVLAEKLPWLEREYPNLPIIANVAGFSKQEYAAVSHGISKAANVKAIELNISCPNVDHCNHGLLIGQDPDLAYDVVKAAVEASDVPVYVKLTPSVTDIVTVAKAAEDAGASGLTMINTLVGMRFDLKTRKPILANGTGGMSGPAVFPVSLKLIRQVAQTTDLPIIGMGGVDSAEAALEMYLAGASAIGVGTANFTNPYACPDIIENLPKVMDKYGISSLENLRQEVKTSLR; from the coding sequence ATGGTCCTGTTTTCCGCACAGGAACAGTTGTATTATAAGGAGAAAATTATGACTACAAATCGTTTACAAGTTTCTCTACCAGGCTTGGATTTGAAAAATCCGATTATTCCAGCATCAGGCTGTTTTGGTTTTGGTCAAGAGTATGCCAAGTACTATGATTTAGATCTTTTGGGTTCTATAATGATCAAGGCGACAACACTTGAAGCCCGTTTTGGCAATCCAACTCCAAGGGTGGCAGAAACACCCGCTGGTATGCTCAATGCAATTGGCTTACAAAATCCTGGTTTGGAAGTTGTTTTGGCTGAAAAGTTACCTTGGCTGGAAAGAGAGTATCCAAATCTTCCTATTATTGCTAATGTAGCTGGTTTTTCAAAACAAGAGTATGCGGCTGTTTCTCATGGGATTTCCAAGGCAGCTAATGTAAAGGCTATTGAGCTCAATATTTCTTGCCCCAATGTTGACCACTGTAATCACGGACTTTTGATTGGTCAAGATCCAGATTTGGCTTATGATGTGGTGAAAGCAGCTGTGGAAGCCTCTGATGTACCAGTTTATGTCAAACTAACCCCTAGTGTGACCGATATTGTAACCGTCGCAAAAGCAGCAGAAGATGCGGGAGCAAGTGGCTTGACTATGATTAATACTCTGGTTGGAATGCGTTTTGACCTCAAAACCAGAAAACCAATTTTGGCCAATGGAACAGGTGGAATGTCTGGTCCAGCAGTTTTTCCAGTATCCCTCAAACTCATCCGCCAAGTTGCCCAAACAACAGACCTGCCTATCATTGGAATGGGGGGAGTAGATTCGGCTGAAGCTGCCCTAGAAATGTATCTGGCTGGAGCATCGGCTATTGGAGTTGGAACAGCCAACTTTACCAATCCCTATGCCTGCCCTGATATCATCGAAAATTTACCAAAAGTCATGGATAAATACGGTATTAGCAGTCTAGAAAATCTTCGTCAGGAAGTAAAAACCAGCCTTAGATAA
- a CDS encoding dihydroorotate dehydrogenase electron transfer subunit: MNPTCKKRLGAIRLETMKVVAQEEIAPAIFELVLEGEMVEAMRAGQFLHLRVPDDAHLLRRPISISSIDKVKKQCHLIYRIEGAGTAIFSTLSQGDTLDVMGPQGNGFDLSDLDEQSQVLLVGGGIGVPPLLEVAKELHARGVKVVTVLGFANKDAVILETELAQYSQVFVTTDDGSYGIKGNVSVVINDLGSQFDAVYSCGAPGMMKYINQTFYNHPRAYLSLESRMACGMGACYACVLKVPESETVSQRVCEDGPVFRTGTVVL; the protein is encoded by the coding sequence ATGAATCCCACATGTAAGAAACGTTTGGGTGCAATTCGTTTGGAAACCATGAAGGTGGTTGCACAGGAGGAAATCGCGCCAGCAATCTTTGAATTAGTCCTAGAGGGGGAAATGGTTGAAGCCATGCGAGCAGGTCAATTTCTTCATCTGCGTGTGCCTGATGACGCCCATCTCTTGCGTCGGCCTATTTCAATTTCGTCTATTGATAAGGTAAAGAAGCAGTGTCACCTCATTTATCGGATTGAAGGTGCTGGTACAGCTATTTTTTCAACCTTAAGTCAGGGAGATACTCTTGATGTGATGGGACCTCAGGGGAATGGATTTGACTTGTCTGACCTAGATGAGCAGAGCCAGGTTCTCCTTGTTGGAGGGGGGATTGGTGTACCTCCTTTACTTGAGGTTGCTAAGGAATTGCATGCGCGTGGTGTGAAAGTAGTGACAGTCCTTGGTTTTGCTAATAAGGATGCTGTTATTTTAGAGACGGAATTAGCTCAATATAGTCAAGTCTTTGTAACGACAGATGATGGTTCTTATGGCATCAAGGGAAATGTGTCCGTTGTCATCAATGATTTAGGCAGTCAGTTTGATGCTGTTTACTCATGTGGGGCGCCAGGAATGATGAAGTATATCAATCAAACCTTCTATAACCATCCAAGAGCCTATCTATCTTTGGAATCTCGTATGGCTTGTGGGATGGGGGCTTGCTATGCCTGCGTCCTAAAAGTGCCAGAAAGCGAGACGGTCAGCCAACGTGTCTGTGAAGATGGTCCTGTTTTCCGCACAGGAACAGTTGTATTATAA
- a CDS encoding EbhA, producing the protein MKKKIIILSMCLILGISGLGYYFLSYVPYRSAVTKFEDIVKDLQEKNKEVENQIAEAEKVIDSGEEPLDSKKLEELKKAIEDSQNSLRKVPEMEKSTAKIEEQIEELSKPVDYSETIKNLSDKQTLYQNSILQLKQITNPSNTFVEERLKEISSITGVQSVTENNDPNNKLNKQGGYTASVYFVDNQVTHSVEGSDIVQKGNDAGGNVEVYKTKEEAEKRNTYISAFDGTALNPGSHYVYGTVLIRTSHYLTGTQQKELTEKIYNKLIELK; encoded by the coding sequence ATGAAGAAAAAAATAATTATATTGTCAATGTGTCTGATATTAGGAATTTCTGGTCTTGGATACTATTTCTTATCTTATGTCCCCTACAGATCTGCTGTAACTAAGTTTGAAGATATAGTCAAAGATTTACAAGAAAAAAATAAAGAGGTTGAAAACCAAATAGCTGAGGCTGAGAAGGTAATTGATAGTGGCGAAGAGCCATTGGATTCAAAAAAATTAGAAGAATTAAAAAAAGCAATTGAAGATAGTCAGAATTCGCTTCGAAAAGTACCAGAAATGGAGAAATCAACTGCTAAGATTGAGGAGCAAATAGAAGAATTAAGCAAGCCAGTGGACTATAGTGAAACAATAAAGAATTTATCTGACAAACAGACTCTTTATCAAAATAGCATTCTTCAGCTAAAACAAATTACAAATCCATCTAATACTTTTGTTGAAGAAAGACTCAAAGAAATTTCTTCAATTACAGGAGTACAGTCTGTTACTGAAAATAACGATCCAAATAATAAATTGAATAAACAAGGTGGGTATACAGCGTCTGTATATTTTGTTGACAATCAAGTTACACATTCAGTAGAGGGATCTGATATTGTTCAGAAAGGAAATGATGCTGGAGGAAATGTAGAGGTGTATAAGACAAAAGAAGAAGCTGAGAAACGAAACACATATATTAGCGCATTTGATGGTACTGCTTTAAATCCTGGTTCACACTATGTTTATGGAACAGTTTTAATTCGTACATCACACTATTTAACAGGAACACAGCAGAAAGAGTTAACTGAAAAAATTTATAATAAACTGATTGAACTTAAATAA